In Thunnus thynnus chromosome 17, fThuThy2.1, whole genome shotgun sequence, the genomic window TATTGGGGGAATGGAGCTGAATGGTCCAGCGATTTTTGTTTAGGTGGATTCGGCTTCGTCCTCGTcttattcagttttattattactCAGCAAGCACCATTGGTTTTGCAGACAATATAGGATTTGTATTAATCATGACtctaaatatattaataaataatacagtgtGACTTCTACTTTTATAGCTTTATGTGCTTCAACTCAAAACGGCCATGACTGTTTCTCTGACTCAGATGCTCCCAATCTGGCTGAGTgaacagacaggaaaaaaaacacctatgCATCTCTCTACCCACAGTGCTGAGGCAAAATGAGGCACCGTTTGACATCTCTTTGCTGTTTtccatatttcatttcaagctAACTTAACCTGTGGTACTTGTATGTGTTGAAAGAGCACTCAGTGTCACAGGCAGCCAGTTTGTCCTCAGAGATACTGAgggaaagacagaagaaaaggaaacaaacagaaagggaaggaaaaaaataaccCCATTGACCCATGAGCAGAAGCAGAAGTCAGTGTATGTCACTGTAGGAGGCAGGGAAGGATTTGATTAGCAAGCTAATGAAATCAGTCATCAGTGTGTGCatcgtgtgtttgtgtctctggaTCCGTATTTGACACACAGTCCCACTCGCACATTCTCATTTGTCAGAAGCATTGATAAGCTCCCCTTAGTTTCTTAGTTTCCTGCCGCCTTCTTCTCGTCTGCTGCGCCATTCTGCATCACTGGTGTGGGGAATTAGTTCTTTGTCACTGCTGTTTACCGCCTTCATTTCTCATCCTTGAATCCTGATCCACCTGGCTATCGACCCAGCTAGAGCGAAGCTGTCTATCCACACCTCCGCTAGCTGTGCGTTTATATGTTTGACTGGGTGTGTAGGTGGTTGGAGGGGGAGTGCTTTTGTGAAGGTCTCATAATAGCACTTGTGTTTACATCTGTCTCTTTGTTTGCatgttactttcttttttttgtgtctgcttCTTACTTATCTAATTTTTTTGTCCATTAAattatgtgtgtatctttgCAAAAGAGTCTCAGTCTACTTGTGCCATGTGTGcagtctttctgtgtgtgtgtgtgtgtgtgtgtgtgtgtgtgtgtgtgtgatgtgtcaGAGAGTGCAGCCTCAGGGTGGCTCCGTCGAGGCGAGGCAGTGGCAGGCTTGTCTGAAGTACTTAGGGCAGACAATGCTCAGAGCCTGAGGCTGCGGCTTCACTGACTGTTGAATTATGTGGCTACGCACACGGTCACAGGTACTTACCTGTGTTACTGACTAATACACACAGCCAACTGTTATTGTGGTTGCGGCTTGTCACCCTTGTCTTGTGACAAAAAACTGTGTTGCagacagagggggaaaaaatgatgaatgttcAGTCACATACATTCGGTCTCTTTGGTGTCAGTGAGGTTGACTCAATAGCCACAGCCTCTGTCTATGTATCTATCTGAGCGACAAAGTTGGCAACAAAGACCCAAACAGGAAGTGGGCCATATGTCTGCAATCATGATTAAAATCACTCAGTGGGAGCTTCCTGGTGACTCAGAGGTCTAACTgtagaaacaaaagaagaatcTTACTGAGAGTGTGAAATAAACAAGTTTCTGCATTTCAATGCATCTATGTTTTGTCAGCTAAGCAAGTCAAACACCTTGTGTCTATCAACAGTTAATTAAAAGAACTGATCTCAAAATTACCACATcttatcattatttttagtgAACTGGTCAGCTGAATTTTGGGCCAAAGgttgcacaaacacatacacacacttttagGACCGATGGAAATGATAACACGCTGATAGACGAGGGAGGACGCAGGTGTTCAAATATTTGGCCCTGGCCTGTTGTGTCTGAAAGTGGAACCATCTCATGGtcagcagacacacatgcatgaaatCCACACATGCACCTGTATGACATATACATTAAAGAGTAATTATCTCATCACAGAGAAAATAGATTAAGAAGGATATATGAGAGGATTTCATCAATTCTACACAGAAATTCCTCCTCAGCttatggaggaggaggaggagagaaatgtgtgtgaagaggagggtgaaaaagaaatgacagtggagaaaaataaatctgtggACCTTGAAAGAAGTGTTGGCTGTGTATGTTGTTGTGTCTCTTTAGCACTCAATTATTCTCATCTGTCATATTTtgaataagagaaaaaaaaaatccaccataAAAGCACCACATGTCATGTTTATGTATATGGAAACAAGAACAACTCATGTGTATGACCTTGGCTTTATCAACTGGGAGAGATTGATATTCAGTGCTTCATCCTTTCTTGATTCAGCGTTTCTGCCAGGACTTTTTCTTATATAATTCACAGAGAGAATTCATCCTGCTGGGTACTGAGCTTCTGCTGAATCCTAAAGCAACTCCACAAATAACAAGACCTTCATCCACACAGTTCAGGCCTGTTCCTCTTACAGCTGAGAATAAGAACTGATCTGCCAGTGACATCActcactcctctctctttgtgtctctctctagGCCTTAGGACCTACCTGATCTCTGGTAGGAAAGTAGAGCCACACTCTCACTGTAGCTGCTCCCAGTTGGGGTTGGCTGGACCAGAGAATGCAGATCCTCGGTGCCCCACGTCCAGGGCGCACACGCCTGATGGAGGCCCTTCAGCCGGCACCCTACCCCCTGACAAAGCCAAGGTGAGTGCACACCATATCTGAGAAAATGTAGGTTGAGCGAGTAAGTATATTTCTAGGATCATTTTCCACTGCACAAATATATTGCCTGAGGAAGAATTCTGAGCTGCATGTTCTCCTACAGCCTCTACAGCCTCATCTCTGCTCTCACTGTGGTTTTGTTTATGTGGGTGTTGCAGAAgctttattaaatattttgattttttttttttgcatgcaaaGAGTTTCCTTTTGACTCACCTTGAGGAAGTGGAAAAGAAACAGAATAGCTTCCATCCGTGCCATTACCCTGCATCTTAAGTTTTCCATTTGTTCCATGTAATTACATGATCTTAACCTTGGGCGCCTTGCATAGTTAGAGCATATTTTTTGATCTCCCTTTTCAATTTATGTGCACCTGTATGTGTGCACCTTCACACATGCCTTCATGTCCCACTTGTGTAGCACCCCAGTCCTAATTAAATCCTTATTAATAAGAATCTGAGAATAAAACAGCAAGATCTTATTAATTAGGCAACCCAAAGCACTATTCTCCCCAGCCAGCCATCTACATAATAACTGACCCGTAGTGCTCATCAACCCAGAACATGTCCATCCATTATGTCCTCCTTAGCCCTGCCTTCAAGGGGAATTTCTCATTCGCTTCCAAAATGTGCCACGAGGTCATACTGGACTCACCGTAACCCTGCAACACGTTATTTCTTTATAATTACCCTTAAAACCCTGCATCACTCTATTTTATATTCACCCCAATTAATCCTCCTTTCTCTGTACACGTGCACTGCATGATCCAGGCACAGATCTTTCAGCTCTCTGCCAGACCAGGTGGAGCGGGGGAGGGGTAGCTGagggtgtaaaaaaaaaaaaaagagtacgAAGAGGATAGAAGATGATGGGAGACAGGAGAATCAGTGGGGGTCCTCGGTTTGGTAATGAGCTCACTCAAACAGGGAGACGGGGAGCCCTTCTCGAGCATTTCTGCCTGATGACTCCTCCGTTTACAGCTTTTCATCTTGTGCATggctcacacacaaatacagatacgGCTCATTGTGAAGGATCACACTCATGGATCTTCAAAAAGGCTTAACGACATTTGAATGGTGTGAAAGGATTTATAGGCCAGGTGTAGTAATGAATGTTTGCACGTTTAATGTAGCATGTAGGTACACAGAGCGTGcaatctctgtgtgtttacattatgtacgtgtgtgtgttttggcatCTCAATACTCCTCGCACGTGTCAGTGTCATGGTCAGTCATAGCGCAGCATAACTATCGCacaaacctctctctctctctctctctctctctctctctctctctctatcataCGCACACTTTCCATTCTGTTTGAAGAGGGTGAGTGGGATGAGAATAAAGATCATGAGCCCATGCAGACGGCTCTTGTTTACTTTCCATCTGCACATCCGTTTCTCAGTGGCTGCTGCCGCTCagcactgaaataaataataaagccAGTAAAATGAGTGAAAGACTTGTCACTGCATCCCTATGTTTAAGTGACAAGTTTTGTCCCTTTGTTGCCGCAGTGCTGTGGTGATCACTGCTGATACATGTGTTTTGTCATCTcccttttgtcattttgtcatccTCCTTGATCTCAATCTCTTGCCGTCtcttcatgtttttctctgctccTGTGCTTTCCTTGATCTGTATCTTTCAAATTTATtcattctctttcttctttcttgcaCCCATATGCTGCATCTCCCTCCCGTTCTGTCCCCTTCCGATCTCTACCTCCCTGCAGTCTCCCTGTCTATCCTGCAGTGTGGTCCTAATACCAGGGGAGGATCAGGTTCTGGAAGAAGGAACGGTGCACAATGGCTGCCATGACGACCACAAGACCAGTAGCAGCAAGGTTAGCCTGTTGTTATCATCTGAACTACACAGATGAGACTTTTAACTGTTTATCTAAGATGATAAATGTTTGACTTCTTCATTGTGAACAAGAGTCTGTGTCTGtccaatataaaatattttatgtaattatttttccaTCAGTTTATTGGGGCCAATCATAAACCAAGTCTGGTTTCATTTGCTCATGCCCAGCAGCAAAAAGGACTCAAAAATAGTTCAAAGAAATAGAACTCCATGAGTCCCAGTTAAAGTGTGCCACAGACACGTGCACATAAAAGTGTGTTACTGTAGCactttatttaaactttttagCTTAATACATTGTATGGACTGCCTCCTAATATTACTGGCCATACTGATATAATATTTGGAGATATAgtacccctctctctcctcttttcaccCTAGGAATCTACAATTCTTAAGTGCTCCCCAGTGGTTTCTGCAGGACGCAGCCCAAAGGCTCTGAACGGCCTGCTCAGTCCTCGGCTGGAAGCTTTGAACAACAGCCAGACGTCACTGTGTGAGATGCtgcaggagaaggagaagaagacaTGGAGTGGAGGAGCCATGGGCATGGACCACTCAGCGCTCATCCCTTTACGATCCAAGAACTTCAGGGAGAGGAGTGATGCCCACTTTGTGGATGTTATCAAAGAAGACAGGTGAGTGCTAAAAAGAGTTAATGATAATGGATGTTAGATTAGTGGATGAAGCCAATTTGAATTTGTCAACTGCTTTTAAGATAGTTATTGTAACACTGAACATAATTTATACTGACTTTCCTCTCTGCTTGTGACAGCCTTATGAAGGACTATTTCTACAGACCTCCAATAAACAAGCTGAGCCTCACCTTCCTGGAGAGGACCCTGGAGTCTGCTTACCGGATAAGTTTCcaggaggaggtgtgtgtgagttgttttgtgtgtgtgacacaatGGTGcctgcatgcctgtgtgtttaACAAGTGTGCATTCACACGTGAGTGTGTCTGCGTATTTTTGACTTTATCCATGTATGCCATGCCTGACAGCGATCCCACGATCGCTCAGAGTTTTACAACACACTCATAGAAAACCAGTGTCTTCATATGATTCCAGTTATCCAATCTCTGTTGTCCTCACATATGGGTGTGGAATCTGCctgtgtttgtacatgtttgtCGTTTTGCCTGTTTGCGTTTCTCTGTGGATCTCTGTCTTGTCTGGGAAGCCTGTTAGCACTGCTGCGTTATGACCAGACCGGTGAAGACTGCGGCAAAGAAAAATCACTGCAGGACCTTAAAAGTAGTTTTGTATGAGGTTGTGATGCCCTCTGCTGGTGTAACATCAGAAGTGCATTTTTATGTTGTCATAGCTGCAACTGTTGTTACATTGGTAAGTATAGTGAGTCACTGTTATGTGAATGGAGATAGTTTTCAGTACAGACTTACTTAAgtcattaaattattattgattGTTTGATAATTCATTTCCAACTCATCCTTAACAATGAGACTATTTTTTCCATGCGTTTTTGCTCTTTGAAAAGAAATAACATATACTATTTTCCACTGACTAATTTTCATTAATACCTCATGCTTATGTACATGTTTATTGATATTCTCATATCTTTTTTgattttctccttctcttccttttctGTCCCAGGTGGAGACGCAAGCAGCGGTGCAGACTGTTGCCAGTCCAACATTCAGTTCTTTCCTGGACATGCTGTTATGCTGTTCAGTGTTTCTGGCTCTGTCACTGGCCTGTTTCCTTCGACCGCTAGTCACCCAGCTGACTCCGTCCACACCAGCCATCGTTGTGACTGCTGTAGCTGCCCTGCTGGAggctgtggctctgctgtttgctATACGGTGAGAAAATGAATATGTAGGTTGGACCTGCTCGCAGAAAATTGCTTTCTGTCTTTTAGTTTCCATGATAATGACATGGGAATATTGTTTATATTACATAgatgatttttgcttttaattctAATGGGAAACATTAGTGTAATTTATTAGTGTATTTAtagtgtatttaaatgtattcatacTTTTGGAAAGCAGATAATTAGATGGATGAGGGGAGACAGGAAAGAAATGTTTGGAACAGATAATTATTTGGGATTTGGGGGCACCTCTGTGGCTAAGAGAATATGTTAACCATGAACTGCAACACCCCTGGTTTAACTCCAtctggggacctttgttgtaTCTCTTTCTTCCTAATTTTGTGTCATCTCCCTCTTATTGCTGTCTAATGAAggcataaaaatgtaaaaaaaaaaaaaaaagtattaaggGGGCTGGAGGAAAAAAGCctgaacatatttttattttacagatattttatagattttatatTATAGATCAATACATTTGTCCCCATTTGCAATGCTACTTAAAGTGGGTGCCCTAATGATGGATCAACATCTATAAAGTGAGTGAGTGGATCTGTAAAGTCTTGTTTACTAATCCTTGTTATTAATCATGTACTGAGAAGCTTTGTGAATACAAACCCAGGTATGCATAATCATGTCTTGAATCAGTTTATCATTCAGGGTGTGATCAGGTTGTGATCAGGCTGGGGTCACACGGGACACTCAACAATTAGATAAACACTTCATTTATATCATCTCTAATAAATCATAATAATCTGTATATCAATCACTGCTTCCTGTTTTCCTTCTCCAGGACGGCTTTCTACCTGGACAATGCTTTTAATTGCACCCGAATACTGATAAGAGCCATCTCAGGCTGGATACCACGTCACTTTATAGGAGCTGTCCTGGTGTCCCTACCTGCTGTGACTGTCTTCTCCCATGTCACCTGTGACATGCATCTTTCCATCCAGGTGGATTGacagtttcatatttttagGAATGGATCATGAGGGTGTTGGATTCTGGTTTTGTTATTTGGCTGCTGTTTTCACAGCAGATTTATTGGCTCCCATTCAGGTCTTAATGTGTGCCTGCAAGGCTACCTTGTTAGTAAAATTTCCCCCGCggacttttatattttttgtgtaatGAATATGTATCTGTGTCCTATATTTTCCCCAGTTCACCATGTTCATCTGCTGTGCTGTCATCATAGCTATCATTCAGTACTGTAACTCCTGCCAGCTCAGTTACTGGATGCGCTCAACTTTAGCAACTTTGGTGGGAATGGCACTGCTTGCCTTGCTCTTCAGCTCTCCCTGCAGGTATGACACACCTATGAATTGATGGAAGGAAATAACACTGTTTACCCAGTGATTCtgaaaatatgatataattaaaatgtgttaaacaaCAATTTAAAGAGGATGTGATGACAcgaatatctttttttttttgaacatttattgaatcAGGTTCCTTGACAATAAGTCTCACACAACTTTACATACACAAATAATATTGgtataaaaaaataagtaacaATACAAAGACAGGTTATACATACTTTCATATTCACCCCAAATTATCCAACTAAATGTTTACAGTATGCTCACTTTGCTAGATACAATATAACAGAAGACcatctttctaaaaaaaatgtccctctAGAGTTGCATTCTCGCAGTTGTGTCTCGCAGGCCATTCAGTTCACGGCCTTAAGTCTTTCGGTCCATTGGTCAAAGGTAGGTGGGTGGAGCTTAAGCCAGTTTATTGTAATCATTTTATGGGCTATTAACACAAGAGCTCTGagcatttattatttgtttttccccAACCCTGTAAGAGATACATTGCCTAGAATCACTTAATGTGGTTCAAATGATCTGTTTAAGGCCAGAATTCCTCCTATTTCCTTTTTACCTTCTCTAAAATAAACTTGTAATTTAGGACAATCccaaaaaatatgagaaaagtCTCTTATTAAACCATATCTTCTCCAATAGAGAGGATTAgatttattgtcattgttggaTATTACTATTGGTGTTTTAAAACTTCTCATTCTCAACTTCCAACCAAATTTTTTCCACGTTGGGCTACTTAAGCATTCATGCCAAGACATCCAGGACCTCTCCCACTCCTCATGTTTAATTATGGTGTTGACCTTCAATTCCCATTTACCTTTTACATCTAATGTATTGTCTGTTGAATCCATATGAATCCTGCTGTACAAACATGTTATTATTTTCCTTGAGTGTGTTTGATTCTCAATCCAGTACTGTTCAAGATTGATTGGTACTTCTTTAATTTTGTCCCATTCCTTGTGTGTCACCAAATGTCATATCtgaaaatatctaaaaaaaataattagatGCAATACCAATCTGGGCCTAGAGGTGAGAGAATACCTTGAGAGTTGTTCCTTCAAATAACTGATTTACTGCGGTCAGACCTTtctccatccacccacccacttAGTAAGACCGTAAGACCACTATCCAGTTTTTCAGGCAAAAAGTTGCAAATAGAAGCTTTTTTTGTTGCCCTTGATAAAGACATACTATAggtaaattaatttattttcatatcttCTCCCAAACCTTTAAAGTATAATTTACCCATTCATTCTGTATCTTAAGTTTCCGCCATACCCTTGCCTTTAGGAAGGGGAGAACTGAAACTGATATATTAGGTACAGAGCCTTGTTCTATGTGCACCCATTTTGTATCCACATCTAACCTAATCCATGAGACCAATATTCTAAGTTGCGATGCCCAGGAGTAACTTCTGAAATGAGGCGAGGCTTTGTGGGAGCAGAGACCTTTGAGTCTCACTTGGGGCCTTTATTTTGCCATATGAATTTGGAGACAAGTCTTTCCAGGAATTTGAATGTAGATACTGGGACAGTTATAGGAAGGcaacaaaatagaaaaagcaACCATGGCAGTACATTCATCCTGATAGTTTCCACCCTACCTATTTAAGACAGGGGAAGCATATTCCAAATTTCCAAATCCTTTTTGACCTGAGAAATAAGTTTATAGTAATTGGCTGTGCATAATTGAGAAGAGTTATTAGTCAAAGTGACCCCCAAGTATCTAAAGCCCCCTTTTGACCATCTGAATTTCACCTCTGTTTTGGCCAACTTCCTGTGATCATCATTGCTTCAGATTACCCTTAATTGACCTTATGCCTAGAAACTTATCCATAGTTGCTCAGACATTGCATGAGAGCAAGTATAGACAATAATGGATTTCTTATAAACAAAAGAAGGTCTTCCGTGAACAACGCTATTTTGTGCATCATGCCTCCCCCACCTACTATCCCCTCAATTTGATCATTCCCTCTAATCAATTCAGCTAGCGGTCAATTCGGAGCAGTAGCCATTCACCATGATGacactaatttaaaaaaaaggatataaGTATATGTTGGATTGCACTAGATCTTGACATGTTCTTGATGTATTAACTAGTGCTACATATGTTTTATCTCTTCTAGTGTTGCTAAGAGTCTGTTTTTCTGGTACGTACAACAAATTTTGTTCATTCTGgtgcttttttgtctttttacacaTTTGTGCTCAGTAAGAAAGCATACATGTATCATAAACCATTCAATTTCCTTCTTTTATAGATATTTGCAGGTAGTCACTCACTATTGCCTGCATCAtgcacagaaatgtatttttataaggTTCTGTAATTGCTGTGGTGCTTTCAGATACAATTTATTTAGACAAGcattcagtttgtctttttcactgcatttctttctccctccctctgtctgtctgtctctctcctccaggtcggctggacagaacaacaacagcaacagttcCATCTTCATATCTGACAGCCTAGCAGACCCTGACCCACAGCCTCACCCCCAGGACCTGCTGGGCCCTGAGGCCTGCGTGGCCTTTTTCTTGCTCCTTCTCCTGGTGTGGTTTCTTAACCGTGAATTTGAGGTCAGTTACCGCCTGCATTACCATGGCAACGTGGAGGCTGATCAACACCGCATCAAGATCCAGAACATGAGGGACCAGGCCGATTGGCTGCTTCGCAATATCATCCCAATACATGTGGCTGAGCAACTGAAGGTCACGCAGAGTTACTCCAAGAACCACGACAATGTGGGTGTAATATTTGCTAGTATTGTTAACTTTAGTGAGTTTTATGAAGAAAGCTATGAGGGAGGCAAAGAGTGCTATCGTGTCCTCAATGAGCTAATTGGAGATTTTGATGAGTTGTTACGGAAGCCAGCCTTCTCAAATATTGAAAAGATCAAGACCATTGGTGCCACATACATGGCAGCAGCAGGACTCAATGCGCAGCAGTGTGCAGATGCAGCCCATCCTCATGCCCACCTCCGCGCTCTTTTTGAATTTGCTCTGGAAATGATGTGTGTGGTGGACGACTTCAACAAGAACATGCTGGGCTTTGGCTTCAAGCTTCGGATCGGATTCAATCACGGGCCTCTAACAGCAGGGGTGATTGGCACCACCAAGCTTCTCTACGACATCTGGGGTGACACAGTCAACATCGCCAGTCGCATGGATACAACAGGTGTGGAGTGTCGTGTCCAGGTCAGTGAGGAGAGCTATTGTGTGCTCAGTGGTATGGATTACGAGTTTGATTACCGTGGCACAGTTAATGTCAAAGGCAAAGGTCAGATGAAGACCTTCCTTTACCCTAAGAGTAGTGACAGTGGCCCTGTGCCTCAGTATCAACTCTCAGTCTCACCAGAGATCCGGGCACAGGTGGATGGTAGCATTGGGCGCTCACCCACTGATGAAATCGCCAGCATGATGCCAACAACCAGCATAACTGCAAGCAGTACCAATACTATGGTTCCCAGTGCCAGTGCTGGTTGCTCTACCAACACAGGGCTTGGCCATGAGAGAGAAGCGGCACGGTGTGGAGAGAGGGTGGACATACTTGAAAGACGTCCCTCTGCAGAGACTTCCCATGCCCAGCGATCTACATCTCACAGTGGCCTGACATCTATACCTGTTACCAACATAGAGGGGCCACCTCCTTCTGCAAATAACAAACCACTCATCATCTCATCCACAGTCCAGCAAAATGCACCCCAAAGTTCAACAGCAAAGTCCCAGAAAGACTCCAAGAAAGACAAATACGAGGATGCCTATGACAGTAACATTGGAGAGTTAACCAGACTTTAAGAATTTGCTACAATGGCGCTTTTATCACAAATCGTCTACCCTTTAAGCTCTTGTTCCTGCCAGTTTGCATTTGTAGAATTGCTGTACATTTGGTCCTACCCCAGGTAGAATCATAGGGTATGGAAAGACCCACAGGCCTCTCTTCTGCATCAGCCAGGCGGCAGGTTGTTTTAGGTCTTAATCTGGGGGTGCTGGGTCGACCACAAAGATGGTGTCAGGCAGGGACACACAGAAGAAATGGGAAGATATGATGGCTGACTCTGAACCTCCTCTTGCCTGCTACAGATCCCATCATGTCCCATTAAACTACTTGATTATCTTTACACCTTTAATCTTGATTATGCGTTTCATATGTCTTTTAAGTGCCTTTAGAATAGAATAATGTGTAGACTAAGCCTTTTTGAGTATAAGAGTAGAATAACATAAAGGGAAAACTGTACATTTGCAAACTTTTTTGGGAAAAATGCTTTGCTTTTGTTACAATTTTACTTTCAAAACTGTGGTTTGCTATgatatttttgccttttatcAACAAACAGCTCAGCAAGCTGACCTTACATATGGAAAGTGCTACATTATGAGGAGGATGTAAGATGCTATTCCAATATATATATTAGTAAAATCTGCACTAAAATGCAGCAGAGCCTGATTCCATGTTCTTCATGAAAACCCAAAAACTCTTTGTGATAGGCACAGCAGAAACTAATCAATGCAGACTAAGGGCAGAGGAGGCTGTGCTGCGTGTTGTGTGAGTGTAATTGCATGTatacagtgtgtgagtgtgtgtttatgtgttagcGTAATAGCAAGATCATGCAGACATTAATGAGGAGGGGTGCCTATGAGATATTAGGCTGACTTGGTGAAACAACAGGATGACAAACAGTTTAGGAACGCAGTTGGATGAAAAACTCTTGCTTGCTGATGTGGCAGTTttttctctggcctcagctaaGATCTTTGTATTGTCTCAGTACTGAGGCATGATGGTCTCAGCTACACTTATCAGCGCGCTTGCTGCGACAGCACCATAGACGAGGCTAAACTGTTACTAGACTATGTGCCCCCATGATCCAGGCTCTTGTGGGAACTCAAGCTGTGTTTAGTGTTGATGAGTATTTCAATGGATCCTACAAGGTACTTCTGTACCTGTGGAGTGTCTTTAGCTGTGACTTTAGATCAATtagagaaaacagctgcctagGTTGCTATGGATTACACTGTGTGCTAGTTGATAGCTTTTAAGACATGGATAATCAAAGTGGAATGTTGCaaaatcataaatcaaaatgtgttttattgtatttattgtaacacAAAACTTGAACTGCTCATGTGAAGCTCCCCTCTCTTACTTCTATGATTTGAAAGACATTACTGGATCTTAACAGCTGAACATGTTAGCTGCTTCACACTTGCAATGGCATAAAACTTCAGTATATAAGCACTGTAAATGCAAAGGCAGTGCACCAAATGTAGGTCAGGTGTCTGCCTAGGTCTTTTTATGCTTTCTTTTTGACTTCCCTAATTTCATTCTATTATGTCAATATTATTGAGGAAATCAAGCTGATTAAATGGATTGTGTGCTCAGAGGCAAAACAGTTTCACCATGAAATCCAGTTCATTGTCTTCTTTTTCACATTCA contains:
- the LOC137168022 gene encoding adenylate cyclase type 9-like isoform X1, whose product is MASPQHQQLLPHNTEVSCDSSGDGGVSVRIGSSVKHKHGGGPLGSIGGGFIGGSKHCKYSISSSCSSGESGVRRPVVKSFRTQKKMPQLFERSAGHFWDPKFDSSILEEACRERCFPQTQRRFRYVLFYLAAAGLLWGLYFAANPSRCDRTAFLIPTASFLLFCLLLFLLTFTKLYSRCYNQASLLLIIVTFILTLAPQIQTSGFRDPETPTPAFDVEEFSGMEPTYNMSYDKLVGGSTWSPCLSPVGTFSLCIEVLLLLYSVLHVRLYASVLLGFLYSVFFESLGWWHLTQVGGNWSIASETDWNTLSWLGPAKALLHLCAHAIGIHLFIMSEVRSRSTFLKVGQAIMHGKDLEVEKALKERMIHSVMPRIVADELMKQGDEEIGDNSVKRYSTSGAAAAISSPKNNKRKKTSIPRGQIIFRPFNMKRMEPVSILFADIVGFTKMSANKSAHALVGLLNDLFGRFDRLCELTGCEKISTLGDCYYCVAGCPEPRSDHAYCCVEMGLGMIQAIEQFCQEKREMVNMRVGVHTGTVLCGILGMKRFKFDVWSNDVNLANLMEQLGVAGKVHLSQATANFLDDRYQHEDGQVIERIGQSVVADQLKGLRTYLISGRKVEPHSHCSCSQLGLAGPENADPRCPTSRAHTPDGGPSAGTLPPDKAKSPCLSCSVVLIPGEDQVLEEGTVHNGCHDDHKTSSSKESTILKCSPVVSAGRSPKALNGLLSPRLEALNNSQTSLCEMLQEKEKKTWSGGAMGMDHSALIPLRSKNFRERSDAHFVDVIKEDSLMKDYFYRPPINKLSLTFLERTLESAYRISFQEEVCVETQAAVQTVASPTFSSFLDMLLCCSVFLALSLACFLRPLVTQLTPSTPAIVVTAVAALLEAVALLFAIRTAFYLDNAFNCTRILIRAISGWIPRHFIGAVLVSLPAVTVFSHVTCDMHLSIQFTMFICCAVIIAIIQYCNSCQLSYWMRSTLATLVGMALLALLFSSPCSVAKSLFFWSAGQNNNSNSSIFISDSLADPDPQPHPQDLLGPEACVAFFLLLLLVWFLNREFEVSYRLHYHGNVEADQHRIKIQNMRDQADWLLRNIIPIHVAEQLKVTQSYSKNHDNVGVIFASIVNFSEFYEESYEGGKECYRVLNELIGDFDELLRKPAFSNIEKIKTIGATYMAAAGLNAQQCADAAHPHAHLRALFEFALEMMCVVDDFNKNMLGFGFKLRIGFNHGPLTAGVIGTTKLLYDIWGDTVNIASRMDTTGVECRVQVSEESYCVLSGMDYEFDYRGTVNVKGKGQMKTFLYPKSSDSGPVPQYQLSVSPEIRAQVDGSIGRSPTDEIASMMPTTSITASSTNTMVPSASAGCSTNTGLGHEREAARCGERVDILERRPSAETSHAQRSTSHSGLTSIPVTNIEGPPPSANNKPLIISSTVQQNAPQSSTAKSQKDSKKDKYEDAYDSNIGELTRL